One genomic segment of Oenanthe melanoleuca isolate GR-GAL-2019-014 chromosome 5, OMel1.0, whole genome shotgun sequence includes these proteins:
- the EGLN3 gene encoding prolyl hydroxylase EGLN3, which produces MPLGHIMRLDLERIALEYVVPCLHDIGFCYLDNFLGEVVGDCVLERVKRMHRDGELADGQLAGPSRGVAKRHLRGDQIKWIGGTEEGCEAINFLLTLIDRLVMYCGSRLGKYYVKERSKAMVACYPGNGTGYVRHVDNPNGDGRCITCIYYLNKNWDSKLHGGILRIFPEGKSYVADVEPIFDRLLFFWSDRRNPHEVQPSYATRYAMTVWYFDAEERAEAKKKFRNLTDARKREAPLNED; this is translated from the exons ATGCCGCTGGGGCACATCATGAGGCTGGACCTGGAGCGAATCGCGCTGGAGTACGTCGTGCCCTGCTTGCACGACATCGGCTTCTGCTACCTGGACAACTTCTTGGGGGAGGTGGTGGGGGACTGCGTGCTGGAGCGGGTGAAGCGGATGCACCGCGACGGGGAGCTGGCCGACGGGCAGCTGGCCGGCCCCAGCCGCGGGGTGGCCAAGCGGCATCTCCGCGGCGACCAGATCAAGTGGATCGGAGGCACGGAGGAGGGCTGCGAGGCCATCAACTTTCTCCTCACGCTGATAGACCGGCTGGTGATGTACTGCGGGAGCCGGCTCGGCAAGTACTACGTGAAAGAGCGCTCCAAG GCCATGGTTGCTTGCTATCCTGGAAATGGAACTGGGTATGTTCGTCATGTGGACAATCCAAATGGTGACGGGCGCTGCATCACCTGTATTTATTACCTGAATAAGAACTGGGACTCCAAG ctgcatGGTGGAATTCTTCGAATATTCCCAGAAGGGAAGTCCTATGTAGCAGATGTTGAGCCGATTTTTGACCgactactttttttttggtcagatCGAAGGAATCCACATGAAGTCCAGCCTTCTTATGCAACCAG ATACGCCATGACAGTGTGGTATTTTGATGCTGAAGAAAGAGCAGAAGCCAAAAAGAAGTTCAGGAACTTAACAG ATGCGAGGAAGAGAGAAGCACCTCTTAATGAAGACTAA